GTTTCCACACCATAAGGCTCTGTCATACCTGCTGCCACTTTCATCAGAATTGGAGGACCTATGACAACTATCCTCGTAACATCCTCGCCGCTGTCAAGGATCTCTTTTACAACATCGGTCACAAAGCCATGATGTCCTTTGGAACCGTCATCTGTGGCCACATGAAATTCATCGCTTGCAGCCTCCATCTCATCCTCGAGTATGAGCAGATCCTTGCTTCTGGCACCAATTATTGATATTACCTTGTTTCCTGCTTCACGATATGCCTTCACCTGAGGATAAACTGGAGCTATACCGACACCGCCACCTACAAGGATGACTGTGCCAAGCTTCCTTACATCAGCAGGGGTTCCGAGCGGACCCACTAAATTCTGAAGCTCATCCGCCTCATTCATCTTTGCAAGCTGCTTTGTGGTCTTTCCCATTTCCTGGAATATAATAGTCACATATCCTTCTTCTGCATCGAAATCGGCAATTGTCAGAGGAATACGTTCACTTGTTTCATCGATTCGCAGGATTATGAACTGCCCGGCCTTTGCTGCCTTTGCAACATCCGGTGCCAGGACTTTCATGAGGTGAACCTGGGGAGCGATCTGTTTTTTCTCGAGAATTTTGTATGGCATGTGATCACGTTATAAAGATTGATAATTCGGGATAGAAATCTGTGCATATGATTGGATTTCTAGTACTTAAGAGTTAAGTGACTGCTCCCACGACTAAAGTGCGTGGGCTTCTACGGATTTAATACCGACAGATTGCAATCCCAATCTGAGAATGTTGATAGCGGCATTGTGGTCACGGTCTAAGACCAGACCACAGCTATTACATTTGTGTGTTCTATCTGCTAATTTTTTATCAACCAACAGACCACACCTTGAGCACATCTTAGAAGTATTCGCAGGGTTAACAAATGCAACTAAAGAACCAGCACT
The window above is part of the Methanolobus zinderi genome. Proteins encoded here:
- a CDS encoding sulfide/dihydroorotate dehydrogenase-like FAD/NAD-binding protein, yielding MPYKILEKKQIAPQVHLMKVLAPDVAKAAKAGQFIILRIDETSERIPLTIADFDAEEGYVTIIFQEMGKTTKQLAKMNEADELQNLVGPLGTPADVRKLGTVILVGGGVGIAPVYPQVKAYREAGNKVISIIGARSKDLLILEDEMEAASDEFHVATDDGSKGHHGFVTDVVKEILDSGEDVTRIVVIGPPILMKVAAGMTEPYGVETIVSLNPIMIDGTGMCGGCRVSVGGETKFACVDGPEFDAHKVDFNLLMSRLALYRNEESECLENHECTCRGGN